ACGGTTTCCTGGGTTACATAGCTCTGATCGGTCAGCATGCTTTCAAAATCGGATTGCAGTTCTTTGGGTACTTTGGGAACCGTTAACGCAACTGCCTGTCTTATCCGTAAAGGCGTGTTGGCAATGATTTCACTTAAACTGGAATCTGGAATCCGGTTGCCATAGGTAAAAATAAACTGTCGTTTAAATTCTTCCGGGATTTCATTTTCCCATAGCAGTGCCAGTTTTTGTTCATCCATGATTGTTGTGTCCGTAACTGTATTTTCAATCTCAAAGAAAAGCTTTAAGGACTTGTTGGCTTTCTTTAGATGGGCCTTTACTTCTTGCCATGGGAATTCCTCACTTTCCAACCACTTTTCACGATAATCCGTCAAGTCCAAGCCCGATACCATTTCCATTTCTGAAAGAAAATTGTCAATGGTAACATTCGTAAAGGCGTATTTCTCCAAATAGGCCTTAATCCCCTTTTTAAAGGCAACTTCCCCAATTTCCTCACGAAGCATGGCCAGTGCCCAAGCTCCTTTTTCATAAAAGGTCAGACTATTGGCATTAGGGTCCGTTAACGCTTCCCCACCCTCATTTTCAGAAAGGTTGTGCAAGGTTTTGGCCGTTTGGTACAACTTCCAGTAAAAATGGTCTTCGCCAAATACTTCTTTTTCTGCCAAATAGGCGTAAAAGGTTGCAAAACCTTCATGTAGCCAATGGTGTTTACCGCTAACTTCGGTAACCATATTGCCAAACCACTGGTGTACCAGTTCATGTGCATTGACATTGACATAGTTTTTGTCCACAAAGGCGATGGAATCAATGACATATTGATTGGAGAATACGGTACAGGACGTATTTTCCATGCCCGCATAGAGAAAATCCTGAACAGGGACCTGCTTGTAGTTTTGCCATGGGTATGGAACACCGATCTCTTCCTCCAAAAAATCAAACAGCTCCTGGGTATAGCGATATGTAGGTTCCATTTTTAGACTGTCCTCAGGCGCATAATACAGTTCTATGGGCACTCCAGAGCTGGATTGTATCACTTCTTTGTCAAAATTTCCAATCACAAAGGCGGCCAAATAACTGCTCATGGGATGGTTCATGTCAAAATGCCATTTCCCTGATCCATTGTCCATAGTTTTATCCGTTAACCTTCCATTGGATATAACGGTATATTCCTTATGAGCTGTAATGGTGAAATCGAATTCGATTTTGTCGTTCATATCATCAATGGAAGGCAACCAATGACTGGTATACTTCCCCTGTCCCTGGGTCCATATTTGGGCTTTTTTTCGATTATGTAGATGTAATAATTTGGAATTTAGCGCGGATACTATACCCTTGTATGTAGGGTTTAAGCTATCGGTTTTTTTTAGAACCGAATCCAGCCCATCCCAACCCGTGAAATATACCGCTTGATTCGGTTTGACGGAATAAGTCAATTCCAAAAGGTGATTACCAAGCTTTCTAGGTGCTTTGACACCAATTCTTTGGTTTGAATTTGAATACTTGATTTTCTTTCCGTTTAATTCGACCTTTTCAAAAGTCATGTTTACGGCATCCAAAAAAATGGAATCCGTCCTGGAAATCAAATCAAACTCATAGGTAGCCCATCCCTTTATTGTTTTATTGGAAAAAGAAGGGGTGATTTTAGCATCCACTTTAATGAAATCCACACTTTTCTGTCGCTGCAAAAAACAGAGCAGGGACAACAATAAAAAAACAGGAAACAAATATCTCATACGTAGCCTATCCTCAAAATTCAAGCCAATTTAGCTATTTTAGTTCGATGCAATCCGGTGTTCTTCATACTCCTTTGGTTTATCTAAAAGGTGTTGGCCCCAACAGGGCCGAAACCTTAAAGGCGGAACTGGGATTGGAGACCTTTGGCGACCTGCTCCAGCTTTATCCCAATCGATATCTGGACAAAACCCAATACTATAAGATCAATCAACTAAAGGATAGTGGTGCGGATGTTCAGATAGTGGGCAAAATTGTCCATTTAAAGACCATAGAACAAAAACGGGGAAAACGTCTGGAAGCCTCTTTTGTGGATGGCACCGGGGAAATGAAATTGGTGTGGTTTCGATCCCAAAAATGGATTCGGGAAAATCTTAAGATCAACGAACCCTATGTGGTCTTTGGTCGAATCAATCGATACGGCAGTGCTTTTTCCATGCCCCATCCCGAAATGGAATTGCTTAAAGACCACCAGG
The sequence above is a segment of the Muricauda sp. SCSIO 64092 genome. Coding sequences within it:
- a CDS encoding M1 family metallopeptidase, coding for MRYLFPVFLLLSLLCFLQRQKSVDFIKVDAKITPSFSNKTIKGWATYEFDLISRTDSIFLDAVNMTFEKVELNGKKIKYSNSNQRIGVKAPRKLGNHLLELTYSVKPNQAVYFTGWDGLDSVLKKTDSLNPTYKGIVSALNSKLLHLHNRKKAQIWTQGQGKYTSHWLPSIDDMNDKIEFDFTITAHKEYTVISNGRLTDKTMDNGSGKWHFDMNHPMSSYLAAFVIGNFDKEVIQSSSGVPIELYYAPEDSLKMEPTYRYTQELFDFLEEEIGVPYPWQNYKQVPVQDFLYAGMENTSCTVFSNQYVIDSIAFVDKNYVNVNAHELVHQWFGNMVTEVSGKHHWLHEGFATFYAYLAEKEVFGEDHFYWKLYQTAKTLHNLSENEGGEALTDPNANSLTFYEKGAWALAMLREEIGEVAFKKGIKAYLEKYAFTNVTIDNFLSEMEMVSGLDLTDYREKWLESEEFPWQEVKAHLKKANKSLKLFFEIENTVTDTTIMDEQKLALLWENEIPEEFKRQFIFTYGNRIPDSSLSEIIANTPLRIRQAVALTVPKVPKELQSDFESMLTDQSYVTQETVLFKLWDAFPKNRAAYLDQLDGVVGLPNRNVRLLWLTLALLSQDYQPERKKSFYDELNGYTASHFNFEVRQLAFQYLHQIRALNDVSLRNLVQACNHHIWQFKKSSRKLIRKINALQDGKNQLLALREKLSEKERKTLKNVLSP